One genomic window of Cricetulus griseus strain 17A/GY chromosome 3, alternate assembly CriGri-PICRH-1.0, whole genome shotgun sequence includes the following:
- the LOC100771998 gene encoding LOW QUALITY PROTEIN: glycylpeptide N-tetradecanoyltransferase 1-like (The sequence of the model RefSeq protein was modified relative to this genomic sequence to represent the inferred CDS: substituted 1 base at 1 genomic stop codon), giving the protein MMEGNGNGYEHCNDCENEEDNSYNRGGLSPVNDTGVKKKKKKQKKKKEKGNDTDSAQDQSLKMNSLPAERIQEIQKAIELFSVGQGPAKTMEEASKRSYQFWDTKPVPKLGEVVNTHGPVEPDKDNIRQEPYTLLQDFTWDALDMGDRGVLKELYTLLNENYVEDDDNMFRLDYSPKFLLWALRPPGWLPQXHCGVRVVSSRKLVGFISAIPAIIHIYDTEKKMVEINFLCVHKKLRSKRVAPVLIQEITRRVQLEGIFQAVYTAGLVLPKPVDTCRYWHWSLNPRKLIKVKLSHLSRNTTMQCTMKLYQLPETPKTAGLRPMEKKDIPVVHQLLTRYLKQFHLTPVMSQEEVEHWFYPQENIIDTFVVENANGEVTDFLSLYTLPSTIMNHPTHKSLKAAYSFYNVHTQTPLLDLMSNALVLAKMKGFDVFNALDLMENKTFLEKLKFGVGIP; this is encoded by the coding sequence ATGATGGAAGGGAACGGAAACGGCTATGAGCACTGCAACGATTGCGAGAACGAGGAGGACAACAGCTACAACCGGGGTGGCTTGAGTCCAGTCAATGACACTGGagtcaagaagaagaaaaagaaacaaaagaagaagaaagagaaaggcaatgACACAGATTCAGCCCAGGATCAGTCTTTGAAGATGAACTCTTTGCCAGCAGAGAGGATCCAGGAAATACAGAAGGCCATTGAGCTGTTCTCAGTGGGTCAGGGACCTGCCAAAACCATGGAGGAGGCCAGCAAGCGAAGCTACCAGTTCTGGGATACAAAGCCAGTCCCCAAACTGGGTGAAGTAGTAAATACCCATGGGCCAGTGGAACCTGACAAGGACAACATTCGCCAGGAGCCCTATACCCTACTCCAGGACTTCACTTGGGATGCCTTGGACATGGGAGACCGTGGTGTGCTGAAAGAACTGTACACCCTCCTGAATGAGAACTACGTGGAAGACGATGACAACATGTTCCGACTTGATTATTCCCCAAAGTTTCTTTTGTGGGCTCTCCGGCCACCTGGCTGGCTCCCACAGTAGCACTGCGGGGTTCGAGTGGTCTCAAGTCGGAAACTGGTTGGGTTCATCAGTGCCATCCCAGCAATCATCCACATCTATGACACAGAGAAGAAGATGGTGGAGATTAACTTCCTGTGTGTCCACAAGAAGCTTCGCTCGAAGAGGGTGGCTCCAGTTTTGATTCAAGAAATAACCCGGAGGGTTCAACTGGAGGGCATTTTCCAAGCTGTTTACACTGCTGGCCTGGTATTGCCAAAGCCTGTTGACACCTGCAGGTACTGGCATTGGTCCCTAAACCCTCGGAAGTTGATTAAAGTGAAGTTGTCTCACCTGAGCAGAAATACGACCATGCAGTGCACCATGAAGCTCTACCAACTGCCAGAGACTCCCAAGACAGCTGGGCTACGACCAATGGAAAAAAAGGACATTCCAGTAGTACACCAGCTGCTCACCAGGTACTTGAAGCAGTTTCACCTCACGCCAGTCATGAGCCAGGAAGAGGTAGAGCACTGGTTCTACCCCCAAGAGAACATCATTGACACTTTTGTGGTAGAGAATGCCAACGGTGAGGTTACTGATTTCCTGAGCCTTTATACGCTTCCCTCCACCATCATGAACCATCCAACACACAAGAGTCTGAAAGCTGCTTACTCCTTCTACAACGTTCACACCCAGACCCCTCTTCTAGACCTTATGAGCAACGCCCTTGTTCTAGCCAAAATGAAAGGGTTCGATGTATTCAATGCACTGGATCTCATGGAGAACAAAACATTCCTGGAGAAGCTCAAATTCGGTGTAGGAATCCCTTAG